Proteins from a genomic interval of Pseudomonas versuta:
- a CDS encoding RHS repeat domain-containing protein — MTNPTDHTPDTRSAASLFSTGDVYSGAYNFMSSISAGVDPRTGSFSASVSLPTGAANDLRGPISQLRLGYSPLMTEDQGFGLGWMLGTTSWDGASQQLQLNSGERFRGEIVGQGMRFPDVRLPVVTVTVQRQEMWVRHNDGTCERLIPLAGHPSLWVVSTLVGADGSALSFDWRSIGNAAYLQQVSDAQGRTLVALAYEGQLTHLTLQPDTPSQMVMTFQRISGQLRRVTVDGLPNNGWQFDYSTASSGLLLLSKCTQPTGSTEEVTYSEANGLALPPGAPFPRMPVVSQTRKDPGDGQPVQLVRYDYGLYGSNNYFGWPAVRQWRNREDNLYHLTGGGDFLYGSTETLMDARGTVLQTVSRTFNRFHLLTRERTLQGQTLQETETTYYDEPWLPIARQLPYFQFPHKVITRKARLDGQRVLRELSTEEETRYDDLGNPVWHRNALGGIEASEYYPVSGETDNCPADPLGRITRLKSRTVSPPPGTEGPVKQTQYRYQSLPVRQDAPEFALPTFIQSSEEKLLLVEGEKRTELGRSSQTFIVDPASPHHGRMLSETQTVQGKSTTRSYSYQLNQARNARSLEHAVLQENVTFTGHDGHESSSQSSQDIYSGLMVTEQTDEQMRIAFAHDALGRVVQEVAAPDSAFEAEVNWAYSLSASERCQSRIGASGRKETVWLDGMGREIRREKQTDSGETYTAWTGEYDVLGRVFRETSYDPGNEDTPALSLSTERTFDDWGNVLTETGADGVTQHTQADPVALTGTRWQTDANGVDGAKTVTTHTLDGKPLTEQLYSADGVLQHELSWSYDGLGRCISQSDAMGRETRQDWDARDRLVSTTLPDGSLIKRTYAEGHDGELPATVSITHPSLGSNEVLLGERKYDGLGRLVWEKVGQSVSEWQYAEGQIHAHTQTLPDGTQVQTERQPELGGALLSLEAPGISVFNKYDPLSGRLLEAQGNLGMQKDHWSPSGLLTKADYNWQGDQPRSQQQTTTPAGKVTRLTDADGAEQRCQYDEFGRLSVQQGPDVTISVTYDAASRIHQQRTQSKDGARDMTVTLSYDNLGRPARRTTETHTPSAQHVEVQTQQWRKDGKLTQRELTRDGVLIRRETFDYDIRGRMVAQRLVGEELPEDAHGQTYREQHFEYDALDNVRSLETLFADASANNVTTFTYNPSDLTQLINISHSRSDYPTPVTLEYDALGNLKRDERGNPLHYDTLGRLIGVTLPTGERRWHYGPAGNIIKTEDLRGPRWRYHTSGQLSCELGEDTQTRWVRAGAVPVAESRLASAVRKVMLLGTDAQGSVTTEAEDGINTPVYGAYGQSQPGASRLGYAGALREQDSGWYFLGDYRIYNPALMRFHSRDSLSPFGEGGLNGYAYCAGDPVNRIDPSGHSWLDWLLPAVGIAFALVGTVASFGALAAPTAALTASYVTAVTTATLSAVSLAADVASIALLATGNENAGRILGWVGMATGLASAAPSIAGAAAKGVKKAGKFVGAWQQKLQNAGGRSRGIPGQAQRVGSSAPMRDMDLSYLLEQGPTRDSFLPRLSRGDLQNIGQTNSANRLAVYANKPITPLQLPPRATPIRDGRLLAWEHNGIRTTRGGYPQIENPNFVREVRRIASGQHPDFYPHQLTQAGIDPNKIQHLDPFYYEAQELQRVGGAAPFAENLVEHPLFLEDLLWRHRNQLAQHANLIRMQ, encoded by the coding sequence ATGACCAATCCAACTGACCACACCCCCGACACCCGATCCGCCGCCAGCCTGTTCAGTACTGGCGACGTTTATTCCGGTGCCTACAACTTCATGAGCAGCATCAGTGCCGGGGTCGACCCACGCACCGGTTCATTCTCGGCCTCGGTGAGCCTGCCCACCGGCGCCGCCAACGATCTGCGCGGGCCGATCAGCCAGCTGCGTCTGGGTTACAGCCCCTTGATGACCGAGGATCAGGGTTTTGGCCTGGGCTGGATGCTCGGCACCACGTCCTGGGACGGCGCCAGTCAGCAGTTGCAGCTCAATTCCGGCGAGCGTTTTCGCGGCGAGATTGTTGGCCAGGGCATGCGCTTCCCGGACGTTCGCTTGCCGGTGGTGACGGTTACGGTTCAGCGCCAGGAGATGTGGGTGCGGCATAACGACGGCACCTGTGAGCGCCTGATTCCATTGGCCGGGCATCCGAGCCTGTGGGTGGTCAGCACCCTGGTGGGAGCCGATGGCAGTGCCCTGAGTTTTGACTGGCGCTCGATCGGCAACGCGGCTTATTTGCAGCAAGTCAGCGATGCCCAGGGCCGTACACTGGTGGCACTTGCCTACGAAGGCCAGCTTACCCATCTGACTCTGCAACCCGACACTCCCTCACAGATGGTGATGACTTTTCAGCGCATCTCCGGGCAGTTGCGCCGGGTGACGGTGGACGGATTGCCCAATAACGGCTGGCAGTTTGACTACAGCACCGCGAGCTCGGGCTTGTTGTTGCTGAGCAAATGCACCCAGCCCACCGGCAGTACCGAGGAAGTGACCTACAGCGAGGCCAACGGCCTGGCGTTGCCGCCGGGCGCGCCGTTCCCACGGATGCCGGTGGTCAGTCAGACCCGCAAGGATCCGGGTGACGGCCAGCCGGTGCAGCTGGTTCGTTATGACTACGGCCTTTATGGCTCCAACAATTACTTCGGCTGGCCGGCGGTGCGCCAGTGGCGCAACCGTGAGGACAATCTTTACCACCTGACAGGGGGTGGCGATTTCCTTTATGGCTCTACCGAAACTCTGATGGATGCCCGGGGTACTGTTTTGCAAACGGTATCCCGCACCTTTAACCGTTTCCATCTGCTGACCCGCGAACGCACGTTACAGGGCCAGACCTTGCAGGAAACCGAGACCACCTATTACGACGAGCCCTGGCTGCCCATTGCCCGGCAACTGCCTTACTTCCAGTTCCCGCACAAGGTGATTACCCGCAAGGCGCGGCTGGACGGGCAGCGGGTGCTGCGTGAACTGAGCACTGAAGAAGAAACCCGTTACGACGACTTGGGCAACCCGGTGTGGCACCGCAATGCATTGGGTGGCATTGAAGCGTCGGAGTATTACCCGGTCAGTGGTGAGACCGACAACTGCCCGGCCGATCCGTTGGGCAGGATTACCCGTCTGAAAAGTCGCACAGTGAGTCCGCCACCCGGCACCGAGGGTCCGGTGAAGCAGACTCAATATCGCTATCAATCATTGCCAGTACGTCAGGATGCGCCCGAGTTTGCACTGCCGACCTTTATCCAGAGCAGCGAGGAGAAACTGTTGCTGGTGGAGGGCGAAAAACGTACCGAGCTGGGCCGTTCCAGCCAGACCTTTATCGTCGATCCAGCATCGCCCCACCACGGTCGCATGCTCAGTGAAACTCAGACCGTGCAGGGTAAAAGCACCACCCGCTCCTACAGCTACCAGCTCAACCAAGCCCGCAATGCACGGTCGCTTGAGCATGCGGTGCTTCAGGAAAACGTCACCTTCACCGGCCACGACGGGCATGAATCCAGCTCCCAATCCTCGCAGGATATTTACTCGGGCCTGATGGTCACCGAGCAGACCGATGAGCAAATGCGCATCGCCTTTGCCCACGATGCCCTGGGCCGTGTAGTACAAGAGGTCGCCGCCCCGGATTCGGCGTTCGAGGCCGAGGTCAATTGGGCCTATTCGTTGTCAGCAAGCGAGCGTTGCCAGAGCCGAATAGGCGCTTCGGGGCGTAAGGAAACGGTCTGGCTAGATGGTATGGGCCGGGAAATTCGTCGAGAAAAACAGACCGACAGCGGTGAGACTTATACCGCCTGGACTGGCGAATATGACGTGTTGGGCCGGGTATTTCGGGAGACCAGCTACGACCCCGGTAACGAAGACACTCCGGCCCTGAGCCTGAGCACCGAACGTACCTTTGACGACTGGGGCAATGTGCTAACGGAAACCGGAGCTGATGGGGTGACGCAACACACTCAAGCCGACCCTGTGGCACTGACCGGCACCCGTTGGCAGACCGACGCCAATGGCGTGGACGGGGCCAAAACCGTGACGACCCACACCCTCGATGGCAAGCCGCTGACCGAGCAGTTGTACAGCGCCGACGGCGTGCTGCAGCATGAGCTGAGCTGGAGCTACGACGGGCTGGGTCGCTGCATCAGCCAGTCCGATGCCATGGGCCGGGAGACGCGTCAGGATTGGGATGCCCGCGATCGACTGGTGTCGACCACGCTACCCGACGGCAGCCTGATCAAGCGCACCTACGCCGAAGGCCATGACGGTGAATTACCGGCTACGGTGTCGATCACCCATCCTTCGCTAGGCAGCAATGAAGTGCTGCTGGGCGAGCGCAAATACGACGGTCTTGGCCGATTGGTGTGGGAAAAGGTCGGCCAGAGTGTGTCTGAATGGCAATACGCCGAAGGACAAATCCACGCCCATACCCAGACGCTGCCCGACGGCACCCAGGTCCAGACCGAACGTCAGCCGGAACTGGGCGGTGCGCTGCTGTCACTAGAAGCCCCCGGCATCAGCGTGTTCAACAAGTACGATCCTCTGAGTGGCCGGTTGCTGGAAGCCCAAGGCAACCTGGGCATGCAAAAAGATCACTGGTCGCCGTCAGGTTTGCTGACCAAGGCGGACTACAACTGGCAAGGCGATCAACCTCGTTCACAACAGCAAACCACCACACCAGCGGGCAAGGTCACGCGGCTGACCGATGCCGACGGCGCCGAACAGCGCTGCCAGTACGATGAATTCGGCCGTTTGAGCGTGCAGCAAGGTCCCGACGTCACCATTAGCGTCACTTACGATGCGGCCTCGCGCATCCACCAGCAGCGCACCCAGTCAAAAGACGGCGCTCGGGACATGACCGTGACCCTGAGCTACGACAACCTCGGCCGTCCCGCCCGTCGCACTACCGAAACCCACACACCGAGCGCACAACATGTAGAAGTACAGACTCAGCAATGGCGCAAAGACGGCAAGCTGACCCAGCGCGAACTGACCCGTGACGGTGTTCTGATACGTCGTGAAACCTTCGACTACGACATACGTGGCCGCATGGTCGCCCAGCGGCTCGTGGGCGAGGAGTTGCCCGAAGACGCCCACGGCCAAACCTACCGCGAACAGCACTTTGAATACGATGCGCTGGACAATGTGCGCAGTCTGGAAACGCTATTTGCCGATGCCAGCGCAAACAATGTCACCACATTTACCTACAACCCTTCTGACCTCACCCAGCTGATAAACATCAGCCACAGCCGAAGCGATTACCCGACGCCGGTAACCCTGGAGTACGACGCCCTCGGCAATCTCAAACGCGACGAGCGCGGTAATCCACTGCACTACGACACCCTGGGCCGACTCATTGGCGTCACCCTGCCTACAGGAGAACGCCGCTGGCACTACGGCCCGGCGGGCAACATCATCAAGACCGAGGATCTGCGCGGCCCCCGCTGGCGTTACCACACCAGCGGCCAGCTCAGTTGCGAGCTGGGTGAAGACACTCAAACCCGCTGGGTACGGGCAGGTGCGGTGCCGGTGGCCGAAAGCCGGCTGGCCTCAGCGGTGCGCAAAGTCATGTTGCTGGGCACCGATGCCCAGGGCTCTGTGACTACTGAGGCCGAGGACGGGATCAATACCCCGGTCTACGGCGCCTACGGCCAGAGCCAGCCCGGCGCCAGCCGCCTGGGCTACGCCGGAGCCCTGCGCGAACAAGACAGCGGCTGGTACTTCCTCGGTGATTACCGCATCTACAATCCGGCGCTGATGCGTTTTCACAGCCGTGACAGCCTCAGCCCCTTCGGTGAAGGCGGCCTCAATGGCTACGCCTACTGCGCCGGCGACCCGGTCAACCGCATCGACCCGTCGGGCCATTCGTGGCTGGACTGGTTGCTGCCGGCGGTGGGGATTGCGTTCGCGTTGGTGGGCACCGTGGCCTCATTCGGTGCATTGGCAGCGCCCACTGCGGCGCTGACTGCCAGCTATGTAACGGCAGTCACCACTGCGACATTGAGCGCGGTGTCGCTGGCCGCAGACGTCGCCTCGATAGCCTTGCTGGCCACCGGCAATGAAAACGCAGGGCGGATATTGGGCTGGGTCGGGATGGCCACAGGTCTGGCATCGGCTGCGCCGTCGATTGCCGGAGCGGCTGCCAAGGGGGTCAAGAAAGCGGGCAAGTTTGTCGGTGCCTGGCAGCAGAAGTTGCAGAACGCCGGGGGAAGAAGCCGAGGCATACCGGGACAGGCTCAACGAGTAGGATCGAGTGCCCCCATGCGCGATATGGACCTGTCCTACCTGCTGGAACAAGGACCGACCAGAGATAGTTTCTTGCCGCGTTTGTCCCGTGGTGATCTGCAAAATATAGGGCAAACCAACTCGGCTAACAGGCTTGCCGTTTATGCCAATAAGCCGATCACCCCACTGCAATTACCTCCACGAGCCACGCCTATCAGGGATGGGAGGCTTTTAGCCTGGGAGCACAACGGCATAAGGACCACCCGGGGCGGTTATCCACAAATAGAAAACCCCAATTTTGTACGCGAAGTAAGACGTATTGCATCCGGGCAACACCCGGACTTTTACCCCCATCAATTGACTCAGGCAGGAATAGATCCGAACAAGATTCAACACCTTGATCCGTTTTATTACGAAGCTCAGGAACTGCAACGGGTAGGCGGCGCAGCGCCCTTTGCTGAGAATTTGGTTGAACACCCGCTTTTCCTGGAAGACCTCTTGTGGCGTCACCGTAATCAGCTTGCCCAGCACGCAAATCTGATTCGGATGCAGTAA
- a CDS encoding efflux RND transporter permease subunit codes for MQRFVNRCADRLMARRKCLLGFFLLITLGLGYSATHVRLDPGFNKQIPVRHAYMLNFLDFSRIFTGANRLLVSVHWKGEGDIYNPEFLQTLQQVTDDVFYISGVSRPSVTSLFTPNVRYIEITEEGYVGDLVVPPQYAATPEDLQQVRSNAARSGQIGRLLANDLKSAMVRADLQDIDPKTGQPVSYVQIARHLEDIRAKYSNADIEINIVGFAKLVGDVVEGLNTVMGFFAVAFLITGLLLWVYSRSLRLTLVALFVALLPVIWLLGLLPLLGLGIDPMSILVPFLIFSIGVSHAVQMTNAWKQEVLAGSDSVSAAKAAFSKIFIPGALALLMNALGFGVIMLIDIPIVHELGITACIGVMLMIITNKIMLPLIIAHLQLEPHLLGARTQQSTRRHPLWWRLSALATPGPALWVFAISLLLLAAGAYKARELQIGDIGSGAPELRADSRYNQDNQKIIGNYSIGLDVLSVFLTIGGRSEACLDPAVMRAVETFDFKMREVPGVQSVQSVAGMSKQVIAGNNEGNPRWAAIPGSAQGLQQGAYAYSPDSGLVTDSCQKMQILVFLTDHEGATVAQVLREAKRIIGAIQVPGVTFHLAGGNIGVMAASNEAVKQAEVVMLAALFFSVALFCLLTFRSLRAVLCILVPLAIVAVLCNALMAMLGIGLKVATLPVMALGVGVGVDYGIYLYERIEHEMQAGQDLREAFYRAMCQRGTAAVFTAITMSLGVCTWVFAPLKFQADMGVLLAFMFLVNVLGAIFLLPALAAWFDLGKPLVNRQRQVCETGNFSTAQVNRL; via the coding sequence ATGCAGCGTTTTGTGAATCGATGTGCCGACCGGTTAATGGCGCGCCGTAAATGCCTGCTCGGTTTTTTCCTGCTGATTACCCTCGGCCTGGGGTACAGCGCCACCCATGTCAGGCTGGATCCGGGGTTTAACAAACAGATCCCCGTGCGACATGCCTACATGCTCAACTTCCTGGACTTCAGCCGGATTTTCACCGGGGCCAACCGGCTGCTGGTGAGCGTGCACTGGAAGGGCGAAGGCGATATCTACAACCCTGAGTTCCTGCAGACTTTGCAGCAGGTCACGGACGACGTGTTCTACATCTCCGGCGTCAGCCGCCCCAGCGTGACTTCGCTGTTCACACCCAATGTGCGCTATATCGAAATCACCGAAGAAGGCTACGTCGGCGACCTGGTGGTGCCGCCGCAATATGCGGCGACGCCTGAAGACCTGCAGCAAGTTCGCAGCAATGCCGCCCGCTCCGGGCAGATCGGCCGATTGCTGGCCAATGACCTGAAATCGGCGATGGTGCGCGCCGATCTGCAAGACATTGATCCCAAAACCGGGCAGCCGGTGAGCTATGTACAAATCGCCCGGCACCTCGAAGACATTCGCGCCAAATACAGTAATGCCGACATCGAAATCAACATCGTCGGTTTCGCCAAGCTGGTGGGCGATGTGGTCGAGGGGCTGAATACGGTGATGGGCTTTTTCGCCGTCGCATTCCTGATCACCGGTTTACTGCTGTGGGTCTATTCACGGTCGTTGCGCCTGACCCTGGTCGCGCTGTTCGTGGCCTTGTTGCCGGTCATCTGGCTCCTGGGGTTGCTGCCCTTACTGGGCCTTGGTATCGACCCGATGTCGATTCTGGTGCCGTTTCTGATCTTCTCGATTGGCGTATCCCATGCGGTGCAAATGACCAATGCCTGGAAGCAGGAAGTGCTGGCGGGCAGCGATTCGGTGAGTGCGGCCAAGGCCGCCTTCAGCAAGATATTCATCCCCGGCGCCCTGGCACTGCTGATGAATGCCCTGGGCTTCGGGGTAATCATGCTGATCGATATTCCCATCGTTCACGAACTGGGCATCACTGCGTGCATCGGCGTGATGCTGATGATCATCACCAACAAAATCATGCTGCCGCTGATCATCGCCCACCTGCAACTCGAGCCGCATCTGCTCGGCGCCCGGACACAGCAATCGACCCGACGCCACCCGCTATGGTGGCGGCTATCGGCCCTGGCCACCCCGGGCCCGGCACTGTGGGTGTTTGCCATCAGCCTGCTGTTGCTGGCAGCGGGGGCGTACAAGGCCCGCGAACTGCAGATCGGTGACATCGGCTCCGGGGCCCCGGAACTGCGGGCCGACTCGCGCTACAACCAGGACAACCAGAAAATCATCGGCAACTATTCCATCGGGCTGGATGTGCTCTCGGTATTTTTGACCATCGGCGGGCGTAGCGAAGCCTGCCTCGACCCGGCGGTCATGCGTGCTGTCGAAACCTTCGACTTCAAGATGCGGGAAGTGCCCGGTGTGCAATCGGTGCAAAGCGTGGCCGGCATGAGCAAGCAAGTGATTGCCGGCAACAACGAAGGCAACCCGCGCTGGGCAGCGATCCCGGGTTCCGCCCAGGGCTTGCAGCAGGGCGCCTATGCCTATTCGCCGGATTCGGGGCTGGTAACTGACAGCTGCCAGAAAATGCAGATTCTGGTGTTTCTGACCGACCACGAAGGCGCCACCGTGGCTCAGGTGTTGAGGGAGGCCAAGCGCATCATTGGCGCGATCCAGGTACCGGGTGTGACGTTCCACCTGGCGGGCGGCAACATCGGTGTGATGGCCGCTTCCAATGAAGCGGTCAAGCAGGCCGAGGTGGTGATGCTGGCGGCGCTGTTCTTCTCCGTGGCGCTGTTCTGCCTGCTGACCTTCCGTTCATTGCGCGCCGTGCTGTGCATTCTGGTGCCGCTGGCGATTGTAGCGGTGCTGTGCAATGCCCTGATGGCGATGCTGGGCATTGGCCTCAAGGTTGCGACCTTGCCGGTCATGGCGCTGGGGGTGGGGGTGGGCGTGGATTACGGGATCTACCTCTACGAGCGCATCGAGCACGAGATGCAGGCCGGGCAAGACCTGCGCGAAGCCTTCTACCGCGCCATGTGCCAGCGCGGTACGGCGGCCGTATTTACCGCCATCACCATGTCTCTGGGGGTTTGCACCTGGGTGTTTGCGCCCCTCAAGTTCCAGGCCGACATGGGTGTGCTCCTGGCCTTCATGTTTCTGGTCAACGTACTGGGCGCGATCTTCCTGCTCCCGGCGCTGGCCGCGTGGTTCGACTTGGGCAAGCCGCTGGTGAACAGACAGCGGCAGGTGTGTGAAACCGGCAATTTCAGCACTGCGCAGGTTAACCGGCTTTAG
- a CDS encoding DUF1329 domain-containing protein, with the protein MRRLTQVGGWLSVALVLHSYSGPLLAQAPADQIARLGKDLTCVGAQQAGNAEGTIPAFGGQWLGAAPGMKFEGTGKHPIDPYPNEKPLFVITAQNLSQYAAHLSEGQKALFKLYPQTFRMPIYPSHRDFRFSDTVCKATLENAAVAKLVDDGEGVVARTGGVAFPIPQNGIELLKNASLFTVRAWTEEYTSDNAYVLKDGNINWGRVHSRNLAPGLEPGKIGDTAGNSSFYLNETLLPQRDKGEINTGTEYWNDKTEPRQSWRYDPGTRRVRQSPGYGFDMAFPGSGGSITVDEVRIFNGSAQRYNWNIVGKKELYIPYNTARLHASNLKYADLLTPGHINPDDMRYELHRVWILEGVLKPGNRHLYGKRTMYIDEDSWFPIMGDNYDNRGELWRTSMVNYFYAPETQTWQAGVGLYHDLNAGSYLAFNLINEQRNGYVLNKGGFAPGDFGPEAARRAGK; encoded by the coding sequence ATGCGACGACTCACTCAGGTGGGCGGCTGGCTGTCAGTCGCTCTGGTTTTGCACAGTTACAGCGGGCCGCTCCTGGCCCAGGCACCCGCCGACCAGATCGCCCGGCTGGGCAAGGATCTGACCTGTGTCGGCGCCCAGCAGGCGGGCAATGCCGAGGGCACTATCCCGGCATTTGGCGGCCAGTGGCTGGGCGCGGCACCCGGCATGAAATTCGAAGGCACCGGAAAACACCCGATAGACCCGTACCCCAACGAAAAGCCGTTGTTCGTGATCACGGCGCAGAACCTGAGCCAGTACGCAGCACACCTGTCCGAGGGCCAGAAAGCCCTGTTCAAGCTCTACCCGCAAACCTTCCGCATGCCCATTTACCCCTCGCACCGCGACTTCCGTTTTTCCGACACGGTGTGCAAGGCCACCCTGGAAAACGCCGCGGTCGCCAAGCTGGTGGATGATGGCGAAGGCGTGGTGGCGCGAACCGGCGGGGTGGCATTCCCGATCCCGCAGAACGGCATTGAACTGCTGAAAAATGCCTCGTTGTTCACAGTGCGTGCCTGGACCGAGGAATACACCTCGGACAACGCCTATGTGCTCAAGGACGGCAATATCAACTGGGGCCGCGTGCACTCGCGCAATCTGGCGCCGGGGCTGGAGCCGGGCAAGATCGGTGATACCGCCGGCAACTCTTCGTTCTACCTCAACGAAACCCTGTTGCCGCAGCGCGACAAGGGCGAAATCAACACCGGTACCGAATACTGGAACGACAAGACCGAGCCGCGCCAAAGCTGGCGCTACGACCCGGGCACCCGTCGCGTGCGGCAGTCGCCCGGCTACGGTTTTGACATGGCATTCCCCGGCTCCGGCGGTTCGATCACGGTCGATGAAGTGCGGATCTTCAACGGTTCGGCCCAGCGCTATAACTGGAATATCGTTGGCAAAAAAGAGCTGTACATCCCGTACAACACTGCGCGTTTGCACGCCAGTAATCTCAAGTACGCCGACCTGCTGACGCCGGGCCACATCAACCCTGACGACATGCGTTACGAACTGCACCGGGTATGGATCCTCGAAGGCGTGCTCAAGCCAGGCAACCGTCACCTGTACGGCAAACGCACGATGTACATCGACGAAGACAGCTGGTTCCCGATCATGGGTGACAACTACGACAACCGTGGCGAGTTGTGGCGCACCTCGATGGTCAATTACTTCTACGCCCCGGAAACCCAGACCTGGCAGGCAGGCGTAGGCCTGTACCACGACCTCAATGCTGGCAGTTACCTAGCCTTCAACCTGATCAATGAGCAGCGCAACGGCTATGTGCTGAACAAGGGCGGCTTTGCCCCGGGCGACTTCGGCCCCGAGGCGGCGCGCCGGGCTGGCAAATAA
- a CDS encoding T6SS phospholipase effector Tle1-like catalytic domain-containing protein — protein MSNTSNAGRVLRVGIFFDGTANNQFNSLQGQQRQEQGLMIDAGSSYAGVPTNIARLLQCYPAQSGFDPAGCAVTSLYIGGIGTTTGWPDTPFPGQTYGRGKTGVLGKAEQALAQLTECLKHFVALLAPQTLNRLQLDLFGFSRGAAAARHFVNLFNADGLKTQLALAADFECAIHFIGLFDTVAAMGGLEDWGDVGDDVNPGLNLYLSPDCAQQVVQLSARDEQRRNFSLTRIAPQWPMDVAVPGAHADVGGGYPLDMQEQVFLTRWQSNLVPPSTAIEQTRAWKLTQAQLLACQAEDLIDPLAPDDFLRLRTVERNEGSREDPMKRVQAAVFMQRRIDGRLARVYLRIMHALACEHGVPFRALPGEQAELPDELLAIMARLAEQVRQGAVQLTADEERLLRQRYIHRSANWNAGVGAGEAAVQRAFFNIPQEGGRSVYDQKAPDYA, from the coding sequence ATGAGCAATACAAGCAACGCAGGACGAGTGTTGCGGGTCGGTATCTTTTTTGATGGCACGGCCAATAACCAGTTCAATAGCCTGCAGGGACAGCAGCGCCAGGAACAGGGGCTGATGATTGATGCCGGCAGCAGCTATGCCGGTGTACCGACCAATATTGCCAGGCTGCTCCAGTGCTACCCGGCGCAGTCCGGGTTTGATCCCGCAGGCTGCGCAGTGACCTCGCTGTACATCGGTGGCATCGGCACCACTACCGGCTGGCCCGATACTCCGTTTCCGGGGCAGACCTATGGTCGTGGCAAAACTGGGGTGCTGGGCAAGGCCGAACAGGCTCTGGCGCAGCTGACCGAATGCTTGAAGCATTTTGTAGCGCTGCTGGCACCGCAGACCCTGAACCGCCTGCAGCTGGATCTGTTTGGGTTCAGTCGTGGCGCTGCGGCGGCCCGCCATTTTGTAAACCTGTTCAACGCCGACGGATTAAAAACGCAACTGGCATTAGCCGCCGATTTTGAGTGTGCCATCCACTTTATCGGTTTGTTCGACACCGTCGCCGCAATGGGCGGGCTGGAGGATTGGGGCGATGTCGGCGATGACGTTAACCCCGGACTCAACCTGTACCTGAGCCCGGATTGTGCGCAGCAGGTCGTCCAGCTGAGCGCACGGGATGAACAACGGCGTAATTTTTCGTTGACCCGTATCGCCCCGCAATGGCCCATGGATGTTGCGGTACCAGGGGCGCATGCCGACGTTGGCGGCGGTTATCCGCTGGATATGCAGGAACAGGTTTTTTTGACCCGCTGGCAGAGCAATCTGGTGCCGCCGTCCACTGCCATTGAACAGACCCGGGCCTGGAAGTTGACCCAGGCTCAGTTACTGGCCTGCCAGGCCGAGGACTTGATTGACCCTCTGGCTCCGGATGATTTTCTGCGGCTACGCACTGTTGAGCGCAATGAAGGCTCGCGCGAGGACCCGATGAAGCGGGTGCAGGCTGCGGTGTTTATGCAGCGCAGGATAGATGGCCGTCTGGCACGGGTGTACTTGCGGATCATGCATGCTCTGGCTTGTGAGCACGGTGTTCCTTTCAGGGCATTGCCCGGTGAACAGGCCGAACTGCCTGATGAGTTGCTGGCGATCATGGCCAGGCTTGCGGAGCAGGTGCGCCAGGGAGCTGTCCAGCTCACAGCCGACGAAGAGCGCTTATTACGCCAGCGTTACATCCACCGGTCTGCTAACTGGAATGCGGGTGTGGGGGCGGGTGAGGCAGCGGTGCAAAGGGCTTTTTTCAACATTCCCCAGGAAGGCGGACGCTCGGTCTACGATCAGAAAGCCCCGGATTACGCGTAG
- a CDS encoding TraR/DksA family transcriptional regulator, giving the protein MTKDKLLAMPADDYMNAEQHAFFSELLQNMKVETHERIEQNRIAIESLDTPADPADAASVEEERTWLVNSIDRDQRMLPQLEQALERIKDDSFGWCDDSGEAIGLKRLLISPTTKYCIEAQERHEQIDKHQRQA; this is encoded by the coding sequence ATGACAAAGGATAAGTTGCTGGCCATGCCGGCGGATGACTACATGAATGCCGAGCAACATGCTTTTTTCAGCGAGCTGTTGCAAAACATGAAGGTTGAAACCCACGAGCGTATTGAGCAGAACCGCATCGCCATCGAAAGCCTGGACACTCCGGCCGACCCTGCGGACGCCGCTTCGGTTGAAGAAGAGCGTACCTGGCTGGTGAACTCTATCGATCGCGATCAGCGTATGCTGCCTCAGCTGGAACAAGCGCTGGAACGCATCAAAGATGACAGCTTCGGCTGGTGTGATGACAGTGGCGAGGCAATCGGCCTTAAGCGCCTGCTGATCAGCCCTACCACCAAGTACTGCATCGAAGCTCAAGAGCGTCATGAGCAAATCGACAAGCATCAGCGTCAGGCCTGA